In Synechococcus sp. RS9909, one genomic interval encodes:
- a CDS encoding glycoside hydrolase 100 family protein, protein MAGRFSQQHQRVRPSSKEDQVVQKAREHFERTLVPVAGSLAGSVAALEHPSLDGALNYGEIFLRDNVPVMVYLLTQRRFDVVRQFLSVCLDLQSTTYQTRGVFPTSFVEENQELIADYGQRSIGRITSVDASLWWPVLCWLYVKHSGDHAFGSSQKVQRGIQLLLDLVLHPTFEGTPVLFVPDCAFMIDRPMDVWGAPLEVEVLLFGSLRSCIQLMELSRSQHNSRLLDQRLVLTRQWVHDLRRFLLKHYWVTSKTMQVLRRRPTEQYGENQHQNEFNVQPQVIPDWLQDWLENRGGYLIGNMRTGRPDFRFYSLGNSLGCLFGLLTSPQQRALFRLVLHNRDHLMAQMPMRICHPPMDGLEWQNKTGSDPKNWPWSYHNGGHWPSLLWFFGASILLHERRNPHADVLLMGQMKALLEESYWSHLNQLPRQQWAEYFDGPTGTWVGQQSRTYQTWTIVGFLLLHHFLRVNPDDVELLDLDELQPSTAQP, encoded by the coding sequence ATGGCAGGACGCTTCAGCCAGCAGCACCAACGGGTACGGCCAAGCTCCAAGGAAGACCAGGTGGTGCAGAAAGCCCGGGAACATTTCGAACGCACCCTGGTGCCCGTGGCGGGATCCCTGGCGGGAAGCGTCGCTGCCCTGGAACACCCCAGCCTTGATGGCGCCCTCAATTACGGCGAAATCTTCCTGCGCGACAACGTGCCGGTGATGGTCTACCTGCTCACCCAGAGGCGCTTCGACGTGGTGCGGCAGTTCCTGAGTGTGTGCCTGGACCTTCAGAGCACCACGTACCAGACCCGTGGCGTGTTCCCGACCAGCTTTGTGGAAGAAAACCAGGAGCTGATCGCCGATTACGGCCAGCGCTCCATCGGGCGGATCACCTCCGTGGACGCCAGCCTCTGGTGGCCGGTGCTCTGCTGGCTGTACGTGAAACACAGTGGTGATCACGCCTTCGGGTCGAGCCAGAAGGTGCAACGCGGGATCCAACTCCTGCTCGATCTGGTGCTGCATCCCACCTTCGAGGGCACACCGGTGCTGTTTGTTCCCGATTGCGCCTTCATGATCGACCGTCCCATGGACGTGTGGGGGGCGCCGCTGGAAGTGGAGGTGCTGCTCTTCGGCTCTCTACGCAGCTGCATCCAGCTGATGGAACTGTCGCGGAGCCAGCACAACAGCCGCCTGCTGGACCAACGCCTGGTGCTGACGCGCCAATGGGTGCACGATCTGCGGCGCTTTCTGCTCAAGCACTACTGGGTCACCAGCAAAACCATGCAGGTGCTGCGCCGGCGACCCACCGAGCAGTATGGCGAGAACCAACATCAGAATGAATTCAACGTGCAGCCTCAGGTGATTCCCGACTGGCTGCAGGATTGGCTGGAAAACCGGGGCGGCTACCTGATCGGCAACATGCGGACAGGCCGACCCGATTTCCGCTTCTACAGCCTGGGCAACTCGCTCGGCTGCCTCTTCGGCCTGCTCACCAGTCCGCAGCAGCGCGCCCTGTTCCGACTGGTGCTCCACAACCGCGACCATCTGATGGCGCAGATGCCGATGCGGATCTGTCACCCACCGATGGATGGGCTCGAGTGGCAGAACAAAACCGGATCGGATCCGAAAAACTGGCCCTGGAGCTACCACAACGGCGGCCACTGGCCGAGTTTGCTCTGGTTCTTCGGCGCCTCGATCCTGCTGCATGAACGGCGCAACCCTCACGCGGATGTGCTGTTGATGGGCCAGATGAAAGCACTCCTGGAGGAGAGCTATTGGAGCCACCTCAATCAGTTGCCCCGGCAGCAGTGGGCCGAATACTTCGATGGCCCCACCGGCACCTGGGTTGGACAGCAGTCACGCACTTACCAGACCTGGACCATCGTGGGGTTTCTGCTGCTTCACCACTTTCTCCGGGTCAATCCCGACGATGTGGAGCTGCTCGACCTCGATGAGCTGCAACCGAGCACCGCGCAGCCATAA